In Bos mutus isolate GX-2022 chromosome 10, NWIPB_WYAK_1.1, whole genome shotgun sequence, a single window of DNA contains:
- the LOC102280547 gene encoding olfactory receptor 4S2: MVYLHHLPEDKRLNLNISLFTQNILLIQEDLRLSKSMSWDHTQEDSQKNQSHSTSSAWISVEVVNNVTEFIFLGLSQDPGMQLILFALFLLFYMVILGGNLLILLMVFSDPRLHTPMYFFLSNLSFVDIAYSSATAPKMIADFVSEKKIISYWGCVTQMFTFHFFGCTEIFVLTVMAFDRYAAICQPLRYANIMSTTACTLLASLSWLGALAHSFVQTLLTFQLPFCSSQIIDHYFCDVHPVLKLACADTTLVNMLVIANSGLISLGCFLILLASYTVILVSLRKQSAEGRRKALSTCGSHFTVVTSFFVPCIFIYLRPSTTFPLDKAVSVFYTTITPMLNPLIYTLRNKDVKNAMNRVWNHKVSLKEKQKA, translated from the exons ATGGTCTACCTCCACCACTTACCAGAGGACAAGCGACTTAACCTCAATATCTCTTTGTTCA CTCAGAACATTTTATTGATCCAAGAAGATCTCAGGTTGTCCAAATCCATGTCGTGGGACCACACTCAGGAAGACAGCCAGA AGAACCAGAGCCACTCAACCAGTTCTGCCTGGATCTCCGTGGAAGTAGTCAACAATGTTACCGAGTTTATATTTTTAGGACTTTCCCAAGATCCTGGAATGCAACTGATACTCTTTGCTCTATTCCTCCTCTTCTATATGGTGATCCTGGGGGGAAACCTGCTCATTTTGCTCATGGTTTTTTCTGATCCCCGGCTTCATACAcccatgtatttcttcctcaGTAACTTGTCCTTTGTGGACATTGCCTATTCCTCAGCTACAGCACCCAAGATGATTGCAGACTTTGTTTCTGAGAAAAAGATTATTTCCTACTGGGGCTGTGTAACTCAGATGTTTACCTTCCACTTTTTTGGTTGTACTGAGATTTTTGTTTTGACTGTCATGGCTTTTGACCGTTATGCTGCCATCTGCCAACCGCTCCGTTATGCCAACATCATGAGTACCACTGCTTGCACCCTGCTGGCATCACTGTCCTGGCTGGGAGCCCTGGCTCACTCCTTTGTTCAGACCCTCCTGACCTTTCAGTTACCCTTCTGCAGCTCTCAGATCATTGACCACTACTTTTGCGATGTCCACCCAGTTCTAAAACTTGCCTGCGCTGACACAACCCTAGTAAACATGTTGGTGATTGCCAATAGTGGTCTCATCTCCCTGGGGTGTTTCCTCATTCTTCTGGCCTCCTACACGGTCATTTTAGTCAGTCTTCGGAAGCAGTCTGCTGAGGGCCGGCGCAAGGCTCTCTCTACCTGTGGATCTCACTTCACTGTAGTAACTTCCTTCTTTGTCCCTTGTATCTTTATTTACCTCCGTCCATCCACCACTTTCCCACTGGATAAGGCTGTGTCTGTGTTCTATACTACCATCACCCCGATGCTAAACCCACTCATCTACACTCTGAGGAATAAGGATGTAAAGAATGCCATGAATCGGGTGTGGAATCACAAAGTCTCCTTGAAGGAAAAGCAGAAGGCATAG
- the LOC102280833 gene encoding LOW QUALITY PROTEIN: olfactory receptor 4Q3-like (The sequence of the model RefSeq protein was modified relative to this genomic sequence to represent the inferred CDS: inserted 1 base in 1 codon) — protein MKKENDSKVTEFVLLGLSSSLELQLFLFLIFLLFYMAIVLGNLLIVVTVRADTHLLQSPMYYFLGHLSFIDLCLSCVTVPKMLGDFLQEDKIISFSGCLAQICFLHFLGASEMFLLTAMAYDRYVAICNPLQYLTVMNRQLCFQMVFACWCGGFVHSITQVTLVIQLPFCGPNKLDNFYCDVPQVIKLACTDTYVVEVLMVSNSGLLSLVCFLVLLFSYAVILVTLRTCFRQGQSRALSTCASHLTVVSLIFVPCVFIYLRPFYSFSVDKVFSVFYTVITPMLNPLIYTLRNTDMKTAMKKLRXKTCDILLPCPRMNRKR, from the exons atgaaaaaagaaaatgattctaaGGTGACAGAATTTGTTCTTCTGGGTCTATCATCATCCTTGGAGCTGCAGCtatttctcttcttaatatttctgttgttttacatGGCCATTGTCCTGGGAAACCTCTTGATAGTGGTAACAGTGCGAGCTGATACTCACCTGCTCCAATCACCTATGTACTATTTTTTGGGCCACCTGTCCTTCATTGACCTATGCCTGAGCTGTGTTACTGTGCCCAAGATGTTAGGAGATTTCCTACAGGAGGACAAGATCATCTCTTTTTCCGGATGCCTGGCCCAGATCTGCTTCCTGCACTTTCTGGGGGCCAGTGAGATGTTTCTGCTGACAGCCATGGCCTATGATAGGTATGTTGCCATATGTAATCCTTTGCAGTACCTGACAGTCATGAACCGCCAGCTCTGCTTTCAGATGGTTTTTGCCTGTTGGTGTGGGGGTTTTGTCCATTCTATCACACAGGTCACACTGGTCATTCAGCTGCCCTTCTGTGGGCCCAATAAACTGGACAACTTCTACTGTGACGTCCCACAGGTCATCAAGCTAGCCTGCACAGACACATATGTAGTAGAAGTGCTGATGGTCTCGAACAGTGGTCTGTTGTCTCTTGTCTGTTTCTTGGTTTTGCTCTTCTCTTATGCTGTCATCCTGGTCACCCTGAGAACTTGCTTCCGCCAGGGCCAGAGCAGGGCACTCTCTACTTGTGCCTCCCACCTAACAGTGGTCAGTCTGATCTTTGTGCCATGTGTATTCATCTACCTGAGACCTTTCTACAGCTTCTCTGTGGACAAAGTTTTCTCTGTCTTCTACACAGTGATCACACCTATGTTGAACCCCCTCATTTATACTCTCAGAAACACTGATATGAAGACAGCCATGAAGAAGCTGA AAAAAACATGTGACATCCTGCTGCCATGTCCAAGAATGAACAGGAAGAGgtga